A part of Flavobacteriaceae bacterium GSB9 genomic DNA contains:
- a CDS encoding porin family protein, which yields MKQNLLLVFLLIFTIKSFSQDSKFSLELNYPIPIDNNFIGENYNGIIDFGANYRFTNLNHVNIGISFNGGILVNNSSQNSRFQDFKVTSYVIQPRIYGELDLESIKKFHPSIGIGYTIMVFDANGTNDIIDGSDLNDTQSDSGFNFNFGIAYDITEKLFTQVQYDFIKLTADSDVPDIKFNTNVNILKIGLGYRL from the coding sequence ATGAAACAAAATTTATTATTAGTATTCTTATTGATTTTTACAATCAAATCATTTTCACAAGATTCAAAATTTAGTCTTGAATTAAATTATCCAATTCCAATTGACAATAATTTCATTGGAGAAAATTATAATGGAATAATTGACTTCGGAGCTAACTATCGATTTACTAATTTGAATCATGTAAATATCGGGATTTCTTTCAATGGTGGAATTTTAGTAAATAACTCTAGCCAAAATAGCCGATTTCAGGATTTCAAGGTCACGTCTTATGTTATTCAACCTAGAATATATGGAGAATTGGATTTAGAATCTATTAAAAAGTTTCATCCTTCAATTGGAATAGGATATACAATTATGGTTTTTGACGCTAATGGAACTAACGATATAATTGATGGTTCGGATCTAAATGATACTCAAAGTGATAGTGGATTTAACTTCAATTTTGGAATTGCATATGACATAACTGAAAAACTTTTTACTCAAGTGCAATATGACTTTATTAAACTTACTGCTGATAGTGATGTGCCAGATATAAAATTCAATACGAACGTAAATATTTTGAAAATAGGACTCGGATATCGGCTATAA